The genomic region GGTGAAGGCGAAATGCTTTCTGAGTTGAAGGAGGTTGCAGGTCAACTAAAAGATGTTAAATCTACTTTTATTAATTCAATTCCTTCCGACGAGTTGGACATATATTTGGTTGATAACGTTGATTTACTTTTAGCTATGGGAACATCTGCTCTCGATGGTGCAAAGCTAGGCATACCTACAATACTATTGGACATGAGCTATAAAGAGGTTGATTCTAGATATCACTACCAATGGTTATACAGACGACACGGCTTTACACTTGGCGATATTATCAATTCAAGTCATCTCTCGGGTAGCTGTGGATCACTAACATTGCGTTTGCTTGAGCTAAATGAAAATTTTATTTTTCATGCGAAAAGATCTAAAGAATATGTGTTGATGAACCATGATGTCAAGCTTGAAGCAAACAAATTTCTAAACTATCTTTTGGGCACAAAAGCCATGTGGGGGGAGATGAAAACAAGGTCTCTTCTTGATAGGGGAATTGTATATACATCTAAACAATTAATTTCTGAATATATGCTGAATAAATGAGTGCAAAATGAATGCTCCAAAGATATCTATTGTTGTGAACTGTTTCAATGGTGAGGAGCATCTCCGGGAAGCCTTAGATTCAATTTTTCAGCAAACTTATCAAGACTGGGAAGTTATTTTTTGGGATAACTGCTCTAGTGATTTAAGTGCATCAATTGCAAACTCATATGGTGAAAAAATACGCTACTTTAGATCTAATGAGCTTACAAGCTTAGGTAAAGCGCGAAGGTTGGCCGTTGAGAAAGCGGTTGGCGAGTGGGTTTGTTTTTTGGATGTAGACGATAGGTGGCATCCTAAGAAGCTAGAGGCTCAAATTAGAGATCTTGAAATGGGGGATTATTTATTTGCATATGCTGGGGTATGCGAAATTAAAAAAAATGGAGAAAAAATCAGAGAGGTAATTCCTAAATTACAAACGGGATTTATTTTTGGGTCTCTAATAACGAATTTTGAACTCAATATGGTTACCCCTATTTTTAATAGAGAAAAGGCCGAAATATTAAATATACGTTTTGATGACGCTATCACAGCCTCCGAAGAGTTTAACTTTTTTATGCGGCTTGCATATCATGGAAATGCTTTAGTACAACACAAGGTTTTAGGTGATTATCGACTGCACTCGGGAAGCTTAACGTATAGAAGTATGGGTGAATGGGCCAATGAAAGGCGGATTACTCTAAAGCAGCTTGAAACCAGTTTTCCCGATATTGAGAAATTATATGCAAACGAGCTTGAAGAGGCTAACGCAAAAGGCGACTATTATGAAGCCATGTATTTAATGTCGAAAGGTAATTTGCGGGATGCTAGAGCATTGCTTAAGCCGCTTACGTCTGTTAATTATAAATATAAATTCCTATATTATGCTAGTTTTCATAAACAAATTTGGAGTCTGATCCATTCAGACCTTATTAAGCGAGTTATTTTTTATAAAATTCAAAAAATGCTAGGGGAAAGATAATGCTAGAGAGCTATGATGATTTTGGAAGGCTTGAATATAAAATTTATAGTGGGGCAATTCCAGAAAAACTAATTAATGAAGTTGTAAAAGCGCATAGTATTTTCAAGAATTCAAAATATGCTTTTTTTAGAGCTCAAGGTACTATTGGTTTTGAATTGCCTGCACTTGATTCATATGGGAATCAAGTTAATTCAATTCAAAACCCCAACCTTTTAGGTTTTTTTCCGGCGTTTACGAAGTCAATAAATTCAATAATTCACTCTGAATATATTGCAAAATGTTTAAAAGATTTTACTGGCTCAAATAAGCATATTCAATATCAATCGATGTTGTTTGACAAGAGTACTGGAACCAAATTACATCAGGATTCATGGTATCTGGATACTTCCCCGCCTGGAAAATTGGTCGGGGCATGGATTGCCTTGGAGGATATTACTTTAGAAGCGGGACCTTTCTATGTTTATGAGCGAGGCCCGTCTTCTGTGGTCAGCGTGGAAAATAGAGACTCTATTTTAATTGCAGGTGAAGAGGCATTTCAATCAACTTGGCCTACTTCTGAGAAAAAAATGTTTCTGGCTAAAAAGGGTGATATACTTATATGGAATAGCATGGTCATGCATGGTGCAGATTCGTCGGTTGGCCAGAATTACACACGAAAATCAATAACCGCACATTTTTATCCCATGGGTGCCAATGTACAAGATGCCCCTATCAAGCGTTGGTATAGCATTTATGACCATAATAAACTGAGGAAAACAAAATCACCCGAAGTTATGATGGCTCCAACGGTAAATCCAATTGCTTACTCGATGATGTGCGCAATGTTGTATGCCGCTAAATTTATTTCCAAAACCTTGAGCAATGATAGGGCAGCGGATTCTAAGCTAAGTGAAATTAGAAGAATTGAGTGATTTGTTTGATGAGGGCATCCCAGTGAAGCTAATTAGATTATCCAAATCAGTTGTTGGGCCCGAAGAGGCTGCGGAGGTATCTCGTGTAATTGAATTGGGGTATCTTGGAATGGGCCAAGAGGTTAAGTTATTTGAGGATGAGCTAAAGTCTTTCATTGGAGGTGATAGAGATGTGCTCTGTGTGAGTACTGGCACCTCCGCCATACACCTTGCTCTTCAAGCATTGGGCATCGGCCCTGGTGATGAGGTATTAGTTCCTAGCCTAACGTATTTGGCCACCTTTCAGGCTATTTCAGCAACGGGGGCTAAGCCAACTGCCTGCGATGTTTCTATAAAGAACGGATTTATTGACGTTGTTGATGCTCAAAAAAGGATAACCTCCAAGACGAAGGCTATAGTACCGGTGCATTATGGAAGCTCTAGCCAGGGAATTGAGGATGTATACATATTTGCAAAAAAAAATGGACTTAGAGTGGTTGAAGATGCTGCTCATAGTTTCGGTTGTATCCATGCCGGGCAGAGAATAGGATCTACCGGCGATATTATCTGCTTCAGTTTTGATGGGATTAAAAACATCACTTCCGGGGAGGGGGGCGCTGTAGTAACTGGCGATCGGGAAGTTTCCGCAAAGATCAAGGATGCTCGACTTTTGGGTGTTGAGAAGGATACGGATAAAAGATTTAACGGTGAGAGAAGTTGGCTTTTTGACGTTCATTATCAGGGTTGGCGTTATCACATGAGTAATATCATGGCAGCTATTGGTCGTGCGCAGCTCAAAAAGATTGGTAAATACGGAAGCATCAGGAGGGAGATTGCCCTTCAGTACGTCGATAGATTAAGAAATCTTTCGGGGCTTGAGTTACTACAAATCAGCTATGAGAATCTAATCCCTCATATCTTTCCAGTTCGAATTCTATCGGGTAAAAGGCAAATCGTATCTCAGTTGCTTAAAGAAGCTGGTGTCGAGACGGGCATCCACTATCAACCCAATCACTTATTGTCTTTTTATAAGTCAACTTATTCGCTCCCGATTTCCGAGCAATTGGGAGGCGAGCTACTTTCTCTTCCCTTGCATCCGGATGTTACGGAATCTGATCAGTTAAGGATTTGTACGCTTCTTGAAAAAATCCTGAAGGCATGAAAAATAATATGGTGAATTCAACTACGAAGTGCAACTTTGAACAACTAGGGCTAGTGGCTAAGGATGTTTTAGTATCCAAAGCTTAGGGGCCGGTAAGTCAAAGTAGCCATGACCTATCAACACCTTAGCCAAACTGAACGATATCAGATTTATATCCTTATGAAAGACGGAAAAACCCAAAGCCAGATAGCCCAGCTCCTGGATCGACATAAGTCGACCATTAGCCGAGAGCTTGCTCGCAATACTGGTAATCGGGGTTACCGTCCCAGGCAAGCCTGCCTGTTAGCAGAGGAACGTTCCCAAGGCTCTCGTAATGCCGCCCAAATCACCCCATCTGATTGGGATCAGGCTGTGGAGCGCCTAAAGGACCAATGGAGCCCCGTCCAAATTGCCAATCAGAGTTGGTATTAGCATTGAAACCATCTACCGCCATGTGTACGCCGATAAGGCCGCTGGTGGCAGCCTTTACCAGCAGCTGCGCTGCCAAAAGAAACGCAAAAAGCGCTATGCCAGTGGCCGTGACCGGAGGGGTCAGATCGTCGGTAGAAGGCCCATCAGCGAGCGTCCCCAGCACATTGAAGCCAGATCCCAAATCGGCCACTGGGAAGGCGATACCGTCATTGGCGCTGCCCATAAGCAAGCCATCGTGACCTTAGTCGAGCGCAAGAGTGGTTATGCCTTAATAAGCAAAGTGAACAATAAAACCTCAGAGCTTGTCAGTAATGCCATCATTACCAAAATGAATCCCTTAAGCCGACTAGTTAAAACACTGACTTTTGACAACGGAAAAGAATTTGCCGAGCATGCCCGAATTGATGAATCGCTGCAATCAACCACCTACTTTGCAGATCCGTTTGCGAGTTGGCAACGCGGATCCAATGAAAACTTCAATGGTCTGCTGCGTCAATACATCCCTAAAAAGAGACCGCTATCTACTGTGACAGACAAGGAGCTTAGAGTGATTGAAACTAAACTGAATAATCGTCCTCGCAAGAGGTTGGGATTTAAAACCCCGAATGAAGTGTTTATGCAGTCCTTAAACCGTGTTGCACTTCGTGTTTGAATCTACGTATTAATAAAAGCCTACTAAATCAAATTTACGCTCTTTTAATGGGGCGGTATTTCAGTCAACTGAGGGCATGACATAATGATTTTTCAAGGCGCATCTCAGCTTGGCCTTAATAAACATGAAATATTGCCGTATTTTTTTGTCAGCATAGTTTTAGTTGGCACCATAGGGGCAACGAGTTTTTGTTTGCCAAATAATGTGCTTAGTTATGTTGGATTTGGGTTTATGGCTGTATATTTTCTTGTAAGTTTATTTATTAGTGGCGGGCCTAAAAAGCAAGTAAAGCTATATCTTCAAGACCTAGTCCCATTGGGGCTCTTAATAATTTGGGTTTATGGAGTAACTAGGGGATTATATTTAGGAAACGAGCCATCAAATATATTTAGAAATTTTTTTGGCCTAGTGATTTATAGCGCGTATTTTATCTTTATAGCCTTGGGGCTTGAGGTTAAGCGTATATATAAAGTGGTGATAACTTCCACGGCAATGGTTTGTTTTGTCATGTATTCCGTCTTCATTTGGGATAAAGCTTTCAGTAAATATTTTTATATTGGGGCTGACTTTGCACAACTCAGTGTAAGGTCATATTACTCAGATAATATGACGCTTCTTTGTGGCTCATTAACGTTGCTATCACTTGGTTTCATGAGAAGATTTTTAAGTTTTAATGCCTTAATTTTAATAGCACTAAATACTTTTGCATTGCTACAGATTACTTTTTCTAAACCACTTTTAATTTACTATGCACTATTTTTATTATTTCAAATATATATTTATGTAATAAATTTTAAAAATATTTATTACAGAGGAATCATTCTTATAGGTTTGTTGGTTTGCCTTGCAATTTATCCTTTGAAAGTAGAGTTTTCTGACAATAGGTATGTCGCTGCATTTCTTGGGGAGATAAGGATTACATATTTTCAAGATTTATTTGCTAGTAGTGCTGATGCAGGAAGGGCTCCCGAAGAAGGTCAAGAATTAAGACAATTAAAAATGCGGTCCAATAAAGTTTTAGTGGCAAACCAGTCTGAGTCTAATCAAGAGAAGGTCAATGACTCCGCTTCTAAGGATTTTTTGGAGGCAAAGCATGTTAAGGTGCTAGATCCACCCAAGACTTTTAACTCTAAGAGCACTTCAGAAAAAAAGAGCAAATAACGAAATCAAGCGCTGCTCTGGAAGCTGATTCAAATCTTGAAACACTTGAAATGCAGTCAATTGAATTAAGAAGACTTCAGGCTAGATACCTCAAAGATGAGGTAGAGATTTTTGGTTCCGGCCTGGGCGCCAGACTTAAGAGTGGCTATAAGCGAGACGAACGTGGATACGGCTTTGAAAGTACATATTTAAATATTGCCCATAAATTTGGTATTTTTGGTGTATTTATACTAATTGCCTACCTGTATACATCTTTCTTAATTATTAAAGGATTCTGTAAAAATAAATACTGTAAATTTTCAGCAGTATCTACCACATTTTTTGGTGGTTTGATTGTTGCACTAGGAAACCCCATTATCTTTTCACCATCTTTTGTTATGATGCACGTCATAACACTATATTTTTTCAGGCCAAGTAGTGAAGCTTGAAATATTACGGCCTGATTATGTCTTTGCCTTGCTTTGGACAACAGTATTTGGTTTGGCTTATGCCGATCTTTATTGGATGGGGTTTGATTACTCCTTGAGATTAAATATGCTAATAGGTTCAAATATCGCAGGCTTCTTTATTATTTATAATTTATGCAATAGAAAAATTATAAATAATCCTCATAGGGAAATAAATGTGGATTATTTATTTATGGTTACGAAATTCCTATTTTTTATTTGGAGTATATTATTTATAATTAATATATATTTCAGTAATGGAATACCATTTATTTGGTCGATTTTAAAGGTAAATAAATCATATGTTGACTTCGGTGTTCCAACTCTTTCTGGC from Polynucleobacter antarcticus harbors:
- a CDS encoding glycosyltransferase family 2 protein; translation: MNAPKISIVVNCFNGEEHLREALDSIFQQTYQDWEVIFWDNCSSDLSASIANSYGEKIRYFRSNELTSLGKARRLAVEKAVGEWVCFLDVDDRWHPKKLEAQIRDLEMGDYLFAYAGVCEIKKNGEKIREVIPKLQTGFIFGSLITNFELNMVTPIFNREKAEILNIRFDDAITASEEFNFFMRLAYHGNALVQHKVLGDYRLHSGSLTYRSMGEWANERRITLKQLETSFPDIEKLYANELEEANAKGDYYEAMYLMSKGNLRDARALLKPLTSVNYKYKFLYYASFHKQIWSLIHSDLIKRVIFYKIQKMLGER
- a CDS encoding phytanoyl-CoA dioxygenase family protein; amino-acid sequence: MLESYDDFGRLEYKIYSGAIPEKLINEVVKAHSIFKNSKYAFFRAQGTIGFELPALDSYGNQVNSIQNPNLLGFFPAFTKSINSIIHSEYIAKCLKDFTGSNKHIQYQSMLFDKSTGTKLHQDSWYLDTSPPGKLVGAWIALEDITLEAGPFYVYERGPSSVVSVENRDSILIAGEEAFQSTWPTSEKKMFLAKKGDILIWNSMVMHGADSSVGQNYTRKSITAHFYPMGANVQDAPIKRWYSIYDHNKLRKTKSPEVMMAPTVNPIAYSMMCAMLYAAKFISKTLSNDRAADSKLSEIRRIE
- a CDS encoding DegT/DnrJ/EryC1/StrS family aminotransferase; amino-acid sequence: MKLEELSDLFDEGIPVKLIRLSKSVVGPEEAAEVSRVIELGYLGMGQEVKLFEDELKSFIGGDRDVLCVSTGTSAIHLALQALGIGPGDEVLVPSLTYLATFQAISATGAKPTACDVSIKNGFIDVVDAQKRITSKTKAIVPVHYGSSSQGIEDVYIFAKKNGLRVVEDAAHSFGCIHAGQRIGSTGDIICFSFDGIKNITSGEGGAVVTGDREVSAKIKDARLLGVEKDTDKRFNGERSWLFDVHYQGWRYHMSNIMAAIGRAQLKKIGKYGSIRREIALQYVDRLRNLSGLELLQISYENLIPHIFPVRILSGKRQIVSQLLKEAGVETGIHYQPNHLLSFYKSTYSLPISEQLGGELLSLPLHPDVTESDQLRICTLLEKILKA